GCAAAAAGGAAGAAAACGATGAATTTATAAAAGCAATGTTTGAAATATTTAAAAATGGATAAAGTGGAGAAGATAATTAACGATGTAGTTTATGTTTTAGTAGAAAAATTACAGCCAGAAAAAATATTACTTTTTGGCTCAAGAGCTAAAGGAGAAAATAAACCATACTCAGATATCGATTTAGCAGTTGAATTAAAACAAAATGTAGATTTTAGACTAAAAAGAAAGATAAAAGAGCTTGTAGAAGATATAAGCGGGATATATTCAGTAGATATTGTTTATCTTAATGAATGT
This is a stretch of genomic DNA from Sulfurihydrogenibium sp. YO3AOP1. It encodes these proteins:
- a CDS encoding nucleotidyltransferase domain-containing protein — its product is MDKVEKIINDVVYVLVEKLQPEKILLFGSRAKGENKPYSDIDLAVELKQNVDFRLKRKIKELVEDISGIYSVDIVYLNECSENFKNIVYETGKVLYEKS